A genomic window from Tolypothrix sp. PCC 7910 includes:
- the upp gene encoding uracil phosphoribosyltransferase: protein MTNQVTLIEHPLIQHKLTLMRRAETSTTKFRNLVKEVSLFLAYEVTRDLPVKYEEIQTPLAAMNAPVLAPDKKLVLVSIMRAGQGILDGMLELIPSARVGHVGLYRDPKTLIPVEYYFKVPHDVEHRDMIVVDPMLATGNSAVAAVERLKSTNPLSIKFVCLLAAPEGIKHFCEVHPDVPLYTAAIDDYLDEHGYIIPGLGDAGDRLFGTR from the coding sequence ATGACAAATCAAGTCACATTAATTGAACATCCATTAATTCAGCACAAACTAACGCTGATGCGTCGTGCGGAGACGAGTACAACGAAGTTTCGTAACCTCGTTAAAGAAGTTAGTTTGTTCTTGGCTTATGAGGTAACGCGGGATTTACCTGTGAAATATGAAGAGATTCAAACGCCTCTCGCCGCTATGAATGCGCCTGTGCTTGCGCCAGATAAAAAGCTGGTGTTGGTTTCCATTATGCGGGCGGGACAAGGTATTTTAGATGGGATGTTAGAGTTAATTCCTTCAGCTAGGGTGGGACACGTGGGTTTATATCGTGACCCGAAAACACTGATTCCTGTAGAGTATTATTTTAAGGTTCCCCATGATGTCGAACACCGAGACATGATTGTTGTCGATCCGATGTTAGCAACGGGTAATTCGGCGGTGGCGGCGGTGGAACGCTTGAAATCTACGAATCCGTTATCGATTAAGTTTGTCTGCTTATTGGCTGCACCGGAAGGGATAAAGCATTTCTGTGAAGTACATCCAGATGTGCCTTTATATACGGCTGCTATTGATGATTATTTGGATGAACATGGCTATATTATCCCCGGTTTAGGAGATGCAGGCGATCGCTTGTTTGGTACAAGATAA
- a CDS encoding ABC transporter permease: MNNLNFFSDYLVATVRLAVPLGFAALGGLYSERSGVLNIALEGMLLTGAFTSAIATFYSGNPWLGVIAAVIAGALVGLLHAFLCVTLRVDQLVSGLAINLVAAGLTSFLGRLVFGGSTQQLPGIGAIITPGLVNISVMGPLLFQQDILVYSLLILVVLTTYILFQTGFGLTLRAVGESPQAADTAGISVQKVRYIAVVISGCLASLGGAYLTLVQVRFFAEGMSAGKGFIAIAALIFGRWHPIGSALACLLFGATEALQLRIQALGANIPYQFLVMLPYAIALFALVGLAGKSTPPKALGTAYFGENRHSD; the protein is encoded by the coding sequence ATGAATAATCTCAATTTTTTCTCTGATTACTTGGTTGCGACTGTGCGTCTAGCTGTACCTTTGGGATTTGCTGCTTTAGGGGGATTGTATTCGGAACGCTCAGGGGTGTTAAATATTGCCTTGGAAGGAATGTTATTGACTGGGGCTTTTACTAGCGCTATTGCTACTTTCTACAGTGGAAATCCTTGGCTGGGTGTCATCGCGGCTGTTATTGCTGGCGCATTGGTAGGGTTACTCCACGCCTTTTTATGTGTAACTTTGCGGGTTGACCAATTAGTATCTGGGTTAGCGATTAATCTTGTCGCCGCCGGGTTAACATCATTTTTGGGAAGGCTGGTATTTGGTGGGAGTACACAGCAATTACCGGGAATTGGGGCAATAATTACGCCTGGTTTGGTGAATATTTCCGTGATGGGGCCGTTGTTATTTCAACAAGATATTTTAGTATATTCACTATTAATATTAGTTGTTCTTACGACATATATATTATTTCAAACTGGCTTTGGGCTTACATTGCGCGCTGTTGGTGAATCGCCGCAAGCTGCTGATACGGCTGGAATTTCGGTGCAAAAGGTACGTTATATTGCTGTAGTAATTAGCGGTTGTCTTGCTAGTTTGGGAGGTGCTTATTTAACCTTGGTACAGGTAAGATTTTTTGCCGAGGGGATGAGTGCAGGTAAAGGATTTATTGCGATCGCAGCTTTAATTTTTGGCAGATGGCATCCTATAGGTAGTGCGTTAGCTTGTTTGCTGTTTGGTGCTACCGAAGCTTTGCAATTGCGAATTCAAGCATTAGGGGCAAATATACCTTACCAGTTTTTAGTCATGCTACCTTATGCGATCGCTTTATTCGCATTGGTAGGATTAGCCGGGAAATCGACACCACCTAAAGCCCTAGGTACTGCTTACTTTGGAGAAAATCGCCATTCAGACTAA
- a CDS encoding ABC transporter permease: MKFLLPILSPLIAITSALLVGAILILLAGANPLTAYTALFQESLSSYFGFGNTLTKMTPLLFTSLGVLVALRAGQFNIGGEGQIYLGALGSTLIGLYVQGLPAVIHIPLALFAGFLFGAVWGWIPGYLKAMRGVNEVITTLLLNYIAVNLVSYLVQNPLMAPGAPSPYSPLIAKNTRLAIILPQSLAHAGILLALLAAGILWVLLGRSPLGYQITAVGFNPIAARYAQMSIERTIMLVMALAGGLAGLAGSCEVMGVKYRLFEQVSPGYGFDAIAIAFLSRGSVVGVVLTSLFFAALRSGANVMQRSAGVPVTVVYAIQGLAVLFIAISLAVERAIRVKTQSHAE; this comes from the coding sequence ATGAAATTTCTGCTCCCAATCCTATCACCGCTAATTGCTATTACATCTGCTCTACTCGTCGGTGCTATCCTCATCCTACTCGCTGGGGCAAATCCCCTTACTGCATACACAGCTTTATTCCAAGAATCCCTTTCCAGCTATTTTGGCTTTGGTAACACCCTCACCAAAATGACACCCCTATTATTCACCAGCTTAGGAGTATTGGTGGCATTACGGGCTGGACAATTTAATATCGGTGGTGAAGGACAAATTTACTTAGGTGCGTTGGGAAGTACTTTAATTGGGTTATACGTGCAAGGATTACCTGCTGTAATTCATATTCCCCTAGCACTGTTCGCCGGATTTTTATTTGGTGCAGTTTGGGGTTGGATTCCCGGTTATCTCAAAGCCATGCGGGGAGTGAATGAGGTAATCACTACGTTATTGCTAAATTACATCGCCGTGAATTTAGTTAGTTACCTCGTACAGAATCCCTTAATGGCACCAGGTGCGCCTAGCCCTTACTCGCCATTAATAGCCAAGAATACCCGCCTAGCGATTATACTACCACAAAGCCTTGCCCATGCGGGGATTTTATTAGCTTTACTTGCTGCTGGGATATTGTGGGTGTTGTTAGGGCGATCGCCTTTAGGATACCAAATCACCGCCGTGGGATTTAACCCCATCGCCGCCCGTTATGCTCAAATGTCGATAGAACGTACCATCATGCTGGTAATGGCGTTAGCAGGAGGTTTAGCGGGTTTAGCTGGCAGTTGCGAGGTAATGGGGGTGAAATATCGGCTATTTGAACAAGTTTCCCCAGGTTATGGATTTGATGCCATTGCGATCGCATTTCTCAGTCGTGGTAGTGTGGTCGGTGTAGTGTTAACCTCACTATTTTTTGCGGCGCTGCGTAGTGGTGCGAATGTCATGCAGCGGAGTGCAGGTGTGCCGGTAACGGTGGTGTACGCGATTCAGGGTTTAGCGGTATTGTTTATTGCTATTAGTTTGGCAGTGGAAAGAGCAATTAGAGTAAAAACGCAGAGTCACGCAGAGTAA
- the trmB gene encoding tRNA (guanosine(46)-N7)-methyltransferase TrmB — MAAVRVRQHVNPLAQRYQKAISTLDWEKVYTQPYQPLHLDIGCARGRFLLNMAKIEPEWNFLGLEIREPLVVEANHLSTDLGLTNLHYLFCNVNKSLQPLLSVLPPGILQRVTIQFPDPWFKTRHAKRRIVQPELVAELAHYLAVGGVVFLQSDIEFLAIEMRNLFAENPAFQKLSAEEWLTENPLPVATERETATQNKGEPVYRALFIKREVTTSS; from the coding sequence TTGGCCGCTGTGCGAGTACGTCAACATGTTAATCCCCTTGCCCAAAGGTATCAAAAAGCAATCAGTACTCTTGATTGGGAGAAAGTATACACCCAGCCTTACCAACCATTACATTTAGATATTGGGTGTGCGAGGGGAAGGTTTTTGTTGAATATGGCAAAAATAGAACCTGAGTGGAATTTTCTCGGTTTAGAAATTCGAGAACCCTTGGTGGTAGAGGCAAATCATTTATCTACGGATTTAGGATTAACAAATCTCCATTATTTATTTTGCAATGTAAATAAATCTTTACAGCCACTTTTATCTGTCTTACCACCAGGTATATTACAACGTGTCACAATTCAATTTCCCGATCCTTGGTTTAAAACTCGCCATGCGAAACGGCGAATAGTGCAACCAGAATTAGTGGCAGAGTTAGCGCATTATTTAGCCGTTGGTGGGGTTGTATTTCTGCAATCAGATATAGAGTTTTTAGCAATAGAAATGCGGAATCTATTTGCCGAAAATCCCGCTTTTCAGAAATTGAGTGCAGAAGAATGGTTAACAGAAAATCCTCTACCAGTAGCTACAGAACGAGAAACAGCTACTCAAAATAAAGGTGAACCTGTTTATCGGGCTTTATTTATCAAAAGAGAAGTAACAACAAGTTCCTAA
- a CDS encoding metallophosphoesterase, with amino-acid sequence MALNFRFAIVSDLHIALTHTIWDHPSRFHLVEVSIPAFESILEHLTQLDLDFLLIPGDLTQHGEPENHAWLQQRLAKLPFPAYVVPGNHDVPVLMADEQSIAFADFPYYYRKFGYDNPQQPYYTTELLPGVRLIGLNSNTFNEQGQQIGRLDDQQFQWLEEVLAKVKDELVLVMVHHNVVEHLPDQLRHPMANRYMLENARELVQLLKRYNVNLVFTGHLHVQDVACSEGVYDITTGSLVSYPHPYRTLEYHRDNYGRQWLQILSHRVESVPDFPNLQQLSKEWMGDRSFPFLIKLLTLPPLNLPIDQAKELAPSLRDFWATIADGDALLDFPQFPHKVRHYIQKYGAIANSGTPTLIDNNSTILLPR; translated from the coding sequence ATGGCTCTAAATTTTCGGTTTGCCATAGTTAGCGATTTACATATCGCACTTACTCACACAATTTGGGATCATCCCAGCCGCTTTCATCTAGTGGAAGTCAGCATCCCTGCTTTTGAAAGCATATTAGAACATTTAACACAGCTCGACTTAGATTTTCTCTTAATCCCAGGAGACTTAACGCAACATGGCGAACCAGAAAACCACGCTTGGTTACAACAACGTTTAGCTAAGTTACCTTTTCCTGCTTATGTTGTACCTGGAAATCACGATGTTCCTGTGTTGATGGCGGATGAACAATCGATAGCGTTTGCTGATTTTCCCTACTACTACCGCAAGTTTGGTTATGACAATCCCCAGCAACCTTATTACACAACTGAGTTACTACCTGGAGTCAGGCTAATTGGCTTAAATTCTAATACTTTTAACGAACAAGGTCAGCAAATAGGGCGTTTAGATGATCAACAGTTCCAGTGGTTAGAAGAAGTACTAGCAAAAGTCAAAGATGAATTAGTTTTGGTGATGGTACATCACAATGTGGTTGAGCATCTACCCGATCAATTACGCCATCCGATGGCAAATCGCTATATGTTGGAAAATGCCAGAGAATTAGTGCAATTGCTCAAACGCTACAACGTAAATTTAGTATTTACTGGGCATTTACACGTACAGGATGTTGCTTGCTCGGAAGGGGTATATGATATTACCACAGGTTCTTTAGTTAGCTATCCTCACCCATATCGTACATTAGAGTATCACCGTGATAATTACGGTAGGCAATGGTTACAAATTTTATCTCATAGAGTGGAATCAGTACCAGATTTTCCCAATTTGCAACAATTATCTAAAGAGTGGATGGGCGATCGCTCTTTTCCCTTCCTCATCAAGTTACTAACTTTACCACCGTTAAACCTGCCCATTGACCAAGCAAAAGAACTAGCGCCTAGTTTACGTGATTTTTGGGCAACTATTGCCGATGGTGATGCTTTATTAGACTTTCCCCAGTTTCCCCATAAAGTCCGCCACTACATTCAAAAATACGGCGCGATCGCAAATAGTGGTACTCCCACATTGATTGATAACAACAGCACAATTCTGTTGCCGAGGTGA
- a CDS encoding FIST N-terminal domain-containing protein, whose amino-acid sequence MADQMQWANALSTRPSLEAAITEVVERAVSSLTAPPDLGLVFISSAFGSEYSRLLPLLAEKLSVPVLIGCSGGGVIGTTDMGQTQELEAEAALSLTLAHLPGVDLRVFHIVAEELPDLDSSPDAWIDLIGVPPSPKPQFILLSGSFSSGINDLLQGLDFAYPGSVTIGGQASAGGMSGRLALFCNDRLYREGTVGLALSGNIVLETIVAQGCRPIGEPLQVTKAERNIILELDEQVPLVVLREVIANLTETERMLAQHSLFVGVAMDGFKPSLQQGDFLIRGILGVDPSAGAIAIGDRVRPGQRLQFHLRDAETSAADLEFLLEQYQNQHSPEASATAALMFSCVGRGEGLYGKPNFDSELFRRYIKDIPVGGFFCNGEIGPIGGSTFLHGYTSVFGICRALDI is encoded by the coding sequence ATGGCAGACCAAATGCAGTGGGCGAATGCCCTATCAACCCGTCCTTCCTTGGAAGCAGCAATCACAGAGGTGGTAGAAAGGGCTGTCTCGTCGTTAACAGCACCCCCGGATCTTGGGCTGGTATTTATTTCGTCGGCTTTTGGCAGTGAGTATTCCCGACTTTTGCCTTTGCTTGCTGAGAAACTTTCTGTACCTGTGCTAATTGGTTGCAGCGGTGGTGGTGTAATTGGCACTACAGACATGGGACAAACCCAAGAACTAGAAGCAGAAGCTGCTTTAAGTTTAACTTTGGCACATTTACCAGGGGTGGATCTGAGAGTCTTTCACATTGTGGCTGAAGAATTACCAGACTTAGATAGTTCACCAGATGCTTGGATCGATTTAATCGGTGTACCACCTTCACCGAAACCCCAGTTCATTTTGCTGTCTGGTTCCTTTTCATCGGGAATCAACGATTTATTACAAGGGCTAGATTTTGCTTATCCAGGATCGGTAACAATCGGCGGACAGGCTAGTGCAGGCGGTATGAGTGGTCGCCTAGCACTGTTTTGTAATGATCGCCTATATCGAGAAGGGACAGTAGGATTGGCTTTGAGTGGCAATATTGTATTGGAAACAATTGTGGCCCAAGGATGCAGGCCAATTGGTGAACCACTGCAAGTCACCAAAGCCGAACGCAATATTATTTTGGAACTAGATGAGCAAGTGCCGCTAGTAGTATTGCGCGAAGTAATTGCCAACCTCACCGAAACAGAACGGATGTTAGCACAACATTCTCTGTTTGTAGGTGTAGCAATGGATGGGTTTAAGCCTTCTTTGCAGCAGGGAGACTTTTTAATTCGCGGGATTTTGGGGGTAGATCCTTCAGCAGGTGCGATCGCAATTGGCGATCGCGTTCGTCCTGGGCAAAGGCTACAATTTCACCTACGTGATGCCGAAACTTCCGCCGCCGATTTAGAATTTCTCCTAGAACAGTATCAAAACCAACACTCTCCAGAAGCTTCAGCCACCGCCGCTTTGATGTTTTCTTGCGTAGGACGCGGTGAAGGACTGTATGGCAAACCAAATTTTGATTCTGAACTATTTAGACGCTACATCAAAGATATCCCTGTAGGTGGTTTTTTCTGTAACGGCGAAATCGGCCCCATTGGTGGTAGCACCTTTTTACACGGTTACACCTCAGTATTTGGGATTTGTCGGGCGTTGGATATTTAA
- a CDS encoding Calvin cycle protein CP12: MSDIQEKIQEEVEQARAVCDVSGSNSAECAAAWDAVEELQAEASHQRQTKPKNSLEQYCDDNPEAAECRVYDD, translated from the coding sequence ATGAGCGACATTCAAGAAAAAATCCAAGAAGAAGTTGAACAAGCCCGTGCTGTCTGTGACGTATCAGGGAGCAATTCTGCTGAATGTGCAGCAGCTTGGGATGCAGTCGAAGAATTACAAGCAGAAGCTTCTCACCAACGTCAAACTAAACCAAAAAATTCTTTAGAACAGTACTGCGACGACAATCCAGAAGCAGCTGAGTGCCGCGTTTATGACGACTAA